TGCGACTACTTCTGGATCACCGACGACGGTGAGGTCGTCGGATTCATCGCCTTCCGCCGCGAGCTCAACGACTGGCTGCGCCGCGTCGGCGGGCACATCGGCTACTCGGTTCGCCCCTCGCGGCGCCGGCAGGGCATCGTGCGCGCGGCGCTGAACCTGGTGCTCGAGCGCGCACGAGCCGAGGGCTACGACCGCGTCATGCTCACCTGTGACGACGACAACGAGGGCTCGTACCGCACCATCGAGGGGGCCGGCGGCGTTCTCGAGGACGTCATCGAGGCTCCGGATGCCGGACACCCGCGCCTGCGCCGATACTGGATCGCCCTGTCCTGAGGCTCGCGTTGTCCTGAGACTCGCGCTGTCCTGACCGCGGCCGCCACCACCGACCGCGGCCGCCACCGCTGACCGCGGAACCCGGGCTTTGACGCGGCGCAGATCAGAGCGGACGCCGCCGGCATCGGGCACAGTGGAGCCATGAGGCTTCTGCGTCCGGCGCGGCGGTATCCGATCCTCAGCTTCGGGCTGGTCGCGACGATCGCCGTGATCGTGCTGTGGCTGCTGGGGGCATCCGAGGCCGTGCGCTGGATCTCGTACGTCGTCGTCGGCGCGGTGATCGTCTGGACCGCCTGGGGGATGCTGCGCGACATGTTGCGTGGCCACTTCGGGCTCGACGTGCTGGCACTGGTCGCCATGATCGCCACCCTCGCCGTCGGCGAGTACGTCGCGGCGCTGGTGATCGTGCTTATGCTCTCCGGGGGCGAGGCGCTCGAGGACTACGCCCAGCGTCGCGCCGCCCGCGACCTCACCGCACTGCTGAGTCGCTCGCCGCAGATCGCGCACGTGATCGACGACGGCGAGCGCAGCGAACCGCGCGATCTGCCCGTCGACGAGGTCGAGCCTGGGATGACCCTGCTGGTGCGGCCCGCCGAGATCGTGCCGGTCGACGGCATCCTGATCACCGCCGAGGCGAGCTTCGACGAGTCGTCGCTGACGGGCGAGAGCATCCCGGTCACCCGTGCCGCCGGCGACGAGGTGCTCTCCGGTGCCGTCAACGGATCGGCCGCGGTGCGGATCACCGCATTGCGACGCAGCGCCGACAGCCAGTACCAGCAGATCATCGCGCTGGTGCACGAGGCGCAGCGCTCCAAGGCGCCGGTCGTGCGGCTGGCCGACCGCTTCGCCATCCCCTTCACGATCGTCTCGCTGCTGATCGCCGGCGTCGCCTGGGCGCTCGCGGGCGACCCGCTCCGGTTCGCGCAGGTGCTCGTGCTCGCCACGCCCTGCCCGCTGCTGATCGCCGCCCCGGTCGCGTTCCTCGGCGGGCTCTCGCGCACCGCCAAGGAGGGCGTGATCGTCAAGGGCGGCGCCGTGCTCGAGCAGCTCGCGCGGGTGCGCTCGGTCGCCTTCGACAAGACCGGAACCCTCACCGAGGGCAGGCCCGAACTGGTCGAGGTGCGCGCCGCGGAGGGAGCGGATGCCGATGAGCTGCTGCAGCTCGCGGCATCCGCCGAGCAGTACTCCAGCCACGTTCTCGCCGAGGGGGTGCGTCGGGCCGCCGCCGCCCGGGGGCTGCACCTGCTCGCCGCCTCGCACGCGGAGGAGGTCGCCACCAACGGGGTCACCGCCGTCATCGGTGGGCGCACCGTCGCGGTCGGCAAGCCGGCGTTCATCGCCGAACTCGCCCCGGATGCCGTGCGCACCCCGCTCGCGGCGGGCCAACTTGCCGCCTACGTCGCGGTGGATGGCCGCTACGCCGGAGCACTCGTGCTCGCCGACGCCGCACGGCCCGAGGCGGCGGAGACCATCCGCGGCCTGCGCGCGCACGGGGTCGAGCGGATCGCGATCCTCACCGGAGACGCGGATGCCACGGCGGCCTCGATCGCCGGCCGGCTCGAGGTGGCCGAGGTGCACGCCGAGCTGCTGCCCGCGCAGAAGGTCGCCCTCGCCGCCGAGATGTCGCCGCGACCGCTGCTCATGGTCGGCGACGGAGTGAACGACGCACCGGTGCTGGCGGCGGCCGACGTGGGCGTCGCGATGGGTGCGCGCGGGTCGACGGCGGCGGGAGAGGCGGCGGATGCCGTGGTGCTCAAGGACTCGCTGCGGCCCGTGCTCGGCGCCGTCGAGATCGGCCGGCACACGCTGCGCGTGGCCTACACGTCGATCTGGATCGGCATCGTGCTGAGCGTGGGGCTCATGCTCGTCGCGACCACCGGCGTCATCCCGGCCGTCGCGGGCGCCTTCACACAGGAACTCGTCGACCTGGCGACGATCCTGTACGCGCTGCGCGCGCTGACCGGCCCGCGCCGGCGTGCGGAGATCGCGGCATCCGGGTCATCCGGGGCGGAGCGGATCGCGGCCTGACGAGTGCCCGGCGGGCGCCGGGCAGGCCCCGTTCGCTTCGACGCGCTGTGCGCTACTGCTGCGCGACGCGCGCCGCGATGTCGTGGCGGTAGTGCGCGCCGTCCAGCGAGATCCGCCCGATGGCGTCGTACGCCCGGCTGCGGGCATCCGCGAAGTCCGACCCGGTCGCGACGACGTTCAGCACGCGTCCGCCGGTCGCGATCAGCGAGCCGCCGGGAGCATCCGGGCCGGCGGTCGCGGCGTGCACGATGGTGACG
This is a stretch of genomic DNA from Microbacterium sp. YJN-G. It encodes these proteins:
- a CDS encoding GNAT family N-acetyltransferase, with amino-acid sequence MTIALAAPSADLFDSWAATVAEFGGVHIDGAGLELGTVPDREACGAFVAKAQLYGRASAQLPDGHVPCDYFWITDDGEVVGFIAFRRELNDWLRRVGGHIGYSVRPSRRRQGIVRAALNLVLERARAEGYDRVMLTCDDDNEGSYRTIEGAGGVLEDVIEAPDAGHPRLRRYWIALS
- a CDS encoding heavy metal translocating P-type ATPase: MRLLRPARRYPILSFGLVATIAVIVLWLLGASEAVRWISYVVVGAVIVWTAWGMLRDMLRGHFGLDVLALVAMIATLAVGEYVAALVIVLMLSGGEALEDYAQRRAARDLTALLSRSPQIAHVIDDGERSEPRDLPVDEVEPGMTLLVRPAEIVPVDGILITAEASFDESSLTGESIPVTRAAGDEVLSGAVNGSAAVRITALRRSADSQYQQIIALVHEAQRSKAPVVRLADRFAIPFTIVSLLIAGVAWALAGDPLRFAQVLVLATPCPLLIAAPVAFLGGLSRTAKEGVIVKGGAVLEQLARVRSVAFDKTGTLTEGRPELVEVRAAEGADADELLQLAASAEQYSSHVLAEGVRRAAAARGLHLLAASHAEEVATNGVTAVIGGRTVAVGKPAFIAELAPDAVRTPLAAGQLAAYVAVDGRYAGALVLADAARPEAAETIRGLRAHGVERIAILTGDADATAASIAGRLEVAEVHAELLPAQKVALAAEMSPRPLLMVGDGVNDAPVLAAADVGVAMGARGSTAAGEAADAVVLKDSLRPVLGAVEIGRHTLRVAYTSIWIGIVLSVGLMLVATTGVIPAVAGAFTQELVDLATILYALRALTGPRRRAEIAASGSSGAERIAA